One Oryzias melastigma strain HK-1 unplaced genomic scaffold, ASM292280v2 sc00348, whole genome shotgun sequence genomic window carries:
- the LOC112141069 gene encoding uncharacterized protein LOC112141069: protein MWFGDEDPFKPGAGRFGGRFPRTDFQIYLPAPFSGDHGQSFQCWARQLEVAVGASAGAGGTCRDKLARILPTRLGGAAFLLWDSLPDFVKSDYEATKEKLGAAFGQRQGLERFRTSLSARTRAAGESLQVFAADVSRLVMAAFPQYGDVAQRKEKFRRFLAGLDPALKAKCLEQGATDLEEALIIAERCENAREALQKDCVAPCGRASCAGGELPVQSVSTAEGLHKAIDKLTEDMFQKRMEMKELSAENRRLRDVPRSLSPSVSRCACEERGCQARSVSERHRGRSPDREPYHPQWEYKAPRRQRYSSPSDSTWWRARSPSPGWGPSQDSAPRKRGVRFLPPRHRDDSEHREDVSKASWRPSSAKRGGTP from the exons ATGTGGTTCGGAGACGAAGACCCGTTTAAACCCGGCGCGGGACGTTTCGGCGGGCGTTTTCCCCGCACAGACTTTCAAATTTACCTGCCAGCGCCGTTTTCTGGAGATCATGGACAGAGTTTCCAGTGCTGGGCCAGACAGCTGGAAGTGGCTGTCGGCGCGTCGGCGGGCGCCGGCGGGACCTGCAGAGACAAACTCGCGCGGATTTTGCCCACGCGCCTTGGTGGAGCTGCGTTCCTGCTGTGGGACAGCCTCCCGGACTTTGTGAAGTCGGACTACGAAGCCACGAAGGAGAAGCTGGGAGCAGCTTTCGGACAGCGGCAGGGGCTGGAGCGCTTCAGGACCAGCCTGTCGGCGCGGACCCGAGCGGCGGGGGAGAGCCTGCAGGTGTTCGCCGCGGATGTGAGTCGGCTCGTGATGGCGGCGTTCCCGCAGTACGGAGATGTGGCGCAGCGAAAGGAAAAGTTCCGGCGTTTTCTGGCGGGTCTGGATCCTGCTCTTAAAGCAAAGTGTTTGGAGCAGGGCGCCACTGATTTGGAGGAAGCCTTAATAATAGCAGAGAGGTGTGAAAACGCCAGAGAGGCTCTGCAGAAGGACTGTGTGGCTCCCTGTGGCCGCGCTTCCTGCGCTGGGGGTGAGCTTCCCGTACAGTCGGTGTCTACTGCAGAGGGGCTCCATAAGGCTATAGACAAGCTGACTGAGGACATGTTTCAAAAGAGAATGGAAATGAAAGAACTCTCAGCGGAGAACAGAAGACTGAGGGATGTGCCGAGGTCACTCTCTCCATCTGTGTCTCGCTGTGCCTGCGAGGAGAGGGGCTGCCAGGCCAGGTCAGTCTCTGAGAGACATCGTGGTCGCTCTCCGGACCGAGAGCCCTACCACCCACAGTGGGAGTACAAGGCTCCCAGACGCCAGCGGTATTCATCACCTTCTGATTCAACATGGTGGAGAGCTCGGAGCCCCAGCCCAGGATGGGGACCCTCCCAGGATTCAGCTCCCAGAAAACGAGGTGTGCGTTTTCTGCCTCCGCGACACCGTGACGACAGCGAACATCGCGAGGATGTTTCTAAG GCATCATGGAGGCCCTCTTCAGCCAAGAGAGGGGGGACTCCCTGA